A segment of the Pseudomonas versuta genome:
GCCAATCAACGGGTGTGGATAACAACGCCCTACTTCGTGCCTGATGAAGCGGTGTTCTCGGCCTTGAGACTCGCGGTACTGCGCGGGGTCGATGTGCGTATCCTGATACCGTCACGCCCGGACCACAAAATTGTTTACGCAGCATCCAGCCTGTATGCCTTTGAAGCAGTGCGCGCAGGGGTACGGATCTTTCGTTACCAACCGGGTTTTGTGCATCAAAAGGTGGTGCTGGTGGACAACGAAATCAGCGCCATAGGCAGCGCCAATATGGACAACCGTTCGTTCCGCCTCAACTTTGAAGTCATGCTGTTAACGGTTGACCAGGCGTTCGCCAGTGAAGTGGAGCACATGTTGATTGATGACTTCGCCCTGGCCCGCGAAATTACCGAGGCCGACATCAAGGCTACCCACCGCCTGCAACAACTGGCCATGCGCGTTGCCCGACTGGTATCTCCGGTCCTGTAAAAAAGGCCGTGTCGCTTTGCGCGGCACGGCCTTTTCTAACTGCTGAAAAATCTTAGCTATAAATATCCGCACGAGTAGGTGGCAATTCAAGGGTGCCATCCGCATGGGGTTTAGTCGCCAGTATCTGGTCGATATTGATCCAGCCGTGGGCGAACGCGTAGGCACAGCCCGCTAGATAAAGGCGCCAAATGCGCAGGATTTGTTCAGGAACCATCTTTGCTGCGACGTCGAGATTGTCTTCCAGGCGCTGACTCCAATGCCCAAGCGTGCGCGCGTAATGCAGACGCAAACTTTCAACATCGACCACTTCCAGCCCGGCCTCACTAATCTCGGCAGTCATCATCGACAGATGCGGCAACTCACCGTTGGGAAATACATAGCGCTCGATAAAGTCTCCGGCGCCACGCCCAACAGGACGTCCATCCGTGTGTTTGGCGGTAATACCATGGTTCATCACCAGGCCACCTTCACGCACAGCGTTGGACAATATTTCGCAGTACTCTCGCAGGTTTGCATGCCCCACGTGTTCAAACATCCCCACACTGACGATTTTGTCGAACCGGCCATCCTGTGGCAGATCCCGATAATCCAGCAGCTGCAGGTCAACTTTGTCTTGCAGGCCTTCGGCGTTGACGCGTTCTCGCGCCAGCTTCAATTGCTCTTTGCTCAAGGTAATGCCAAAGACCTTGACCCCGAACTCGCGCGCTGCAAATCGCGCCAGGCCGCCCCAACCGCAACCTACATCAAGTAAGTACTCGCCGGGCTTTAGCCGCAACTTGCGGCACAGAAGCCGGAACTTGGCTTGCTGCGCTTCATCCAGGCTCTCTTCACCGGTTTCGAAATAGCCACAGGAATAGGCCATGTCGCGGTCAAGCCACAGCTGGTAGAAGTCGTTCGACAGATCGTAATGGTAGGAAATGGATGCAGCATCAGTGGCTTTATCGTGATGAATGCGAGATGGCGCAGTGTCTTCTTCCTCGACAAGTGCCTGACTCAATTCATCACATACGCGTATGACTTCGGTAATGGACCCCTCCAGTTCGAGGCGTCCTTCAACAAATGCGCTACCGAGTAGGTCAAGGCTGGGGTGGGTGAACTCAGCAACCAATGCTGGATCCTTGACCACAATCGTAACGCTGGGGGTTGGTCCAAAACTAAACTCGTGACCGTCCCAAAGCCTCAGGCGTAATGGAAGCTGCAGTTTCTGTAAGGCCGGTGGAAGTTGCGCGAGCATCTGTAGTCCTCCTTCATTTCAGACGTAAGATCATAGGGTAGTCCATCCTTGGAATCTGGCTGCCCCATGGCTTTAAAGGTAGATGCCAGAGCCCGGGCGTGCCCATTAATTGTGAGTGTCCGGCCCTATCAATGGTTCATGGAATCTCAACAAACGACCTGCATTACCCAGCACCAACAACGTACTGAGGTTATGCAACAGCGCTGCAATCATCGCCCCGGCCGCGCCCAGCCAGCCAAACGCAGCGGCGGCAACGATGGCCAGGGTCCAGCCCAGACCGATAACCACATTGACCTGCAAGGTATGACGGCATTCGCGGCTCAACCGCACGCATGTGCCCAAGCGCCGCAAATCGCTGCTAATCAGCACGATGTCAGATGAGGCCAGCGCGATGTCAGCACCGCCAGCACCCATTGCTACACCCACCACCCCCGCCTTGAGCGCCAATGAATCGTTGATACCGTCGCCCACCACCATCGGCCGAAAGCCTCTGTCGATTTCGCTCAACACCCGGGTCAGTTTGTCTTCAGGCAACGCCTGAGCCTGGACTTCACTGATGCCCACCGCGTGCGCCAGATGTTCAGCCACACTCTGACGGTCACCGGTCAGCAACACCTGTCGCCCAAGCCCCAACTCGCGCAATTCGCTCAAGGCTTGCCGGGCCTCTGGCTTGACGCTGTCTGCGAGTAACAACCACCCCAGGAACCGTCCGTCCAGCGACAAGCCGGCAATCGGCCCGTCGTGCTCGGGTATCGGGGTCGTGGGGATATCCAATTGGGTGAATAACTCGGGACGCCCCAACGCTGCCTCGCCCTGCTCCGTCTGGGCGACAACGCCCAACCCCTGACGCTCACGAACGTCCGTCAGGGCAAGCATCTGCTCGTGACCCACCAGCCCGGCCAGGGCACGGCTCACCGGATGACTGCTGGCCGCTCCCAGACTGGCGGCCAGTTGCAGGAGAGGCTGGTGCTCTGTGGATTCAGATTCAACGGCTTGCAAGCGCAAGGTGCCATACGTCAGGGTTCCGGTTTTATCCACAACCAGCGACGTGAGATCGGCCAGCTCTTCCAGAAATGCCGAGCTGCGGATCAGGATGCCGTGACGCGCCGCCACCGCAATCCCGGCAATTGCCGTTGCCGGTGCCGACAACACCAAAGCGCAGGGGCAGGCCGCGACCAACACGGCGAGCATCGCTTGCGCATCGTTGGTGATAAACCAGGTGACCGCGGCGATCATCAACACCAGCACCATGTAGCTGCCCGCATAGCGTTCCAGCAACTGGGTGATGGGCGGTTTGGCGCGTTCGGCGTTTTGCATCAGGGCAA
Coding sequences within it:
- the cfaB gene encoding C17 cyclopropane fatty acid synthase CfaB, whose product is MLAQLPPALQKLQLPLRLRLWDGHEFSFGPTPSVTIVVKDPALVAEFTHPSLDLLGSAFVEGRLELEGSITEVIRVCDELSQALVEEEDTAPSRIHHDKATDAASISYHYDLSNDFYQLWLDRDMAYSCGYFETGEESLDEAQQAKFRLLCRKLRLKPGEYLLDVGCGWGGLARFAAREFGVKVFGITLSKEQLKLARERVNAEGLQDKVDLQLLDYRDLPQDGRFDKIVSVGMFEHVGHANLREYCEILSNAVREGGLVMNHGITAKHTDGRPVGRGAGDFIERYVFPNGELPHLSMMTAEISEAGLEVVDVESLRLHYARTLGHWSQRLEDNLDVAAKMVPEQILRIWRLYLAGCAYAFAHGWINIDQILATKPHADGTLELPPTRADIYS
- a CDS encoding cation-translocating P-type ATPase gives rise to the protein MSTSATQPAVGMLTSAEQRSAARQLTLAMLALGLLGLGLVWRWFMPLQVGTSQLLLGFASLLVAVPVMRSAWYSLRYPSLHGITDQLIALAMLGAWATGDLLTAALLPIIMIFGHVLEERSVIGSQEAIHALGQLTRSQARLFQADGSLLEVDNATLNRGDQVEVRAGDRVPADGVVLSGQASLDTASITGESVPLEVSVGMPIFGGAINLDGLLRVEVTRTGDESTLGKVIALMQNAERAKPPITQLLERYAGSYMVLVLMIAAVTWFITNDAQAMLAVLVAACPCALVLSAPATAIAGIAVAARHGILIRSSAFLEELADLTSLVVDKTGTLTYGTLRLQAVESESTEHQPLLQLAASLGAASSHPVSRALAGLVGHEQMLALTDVRERQGLGVVAQTEQGEAALGRPELFTQLDIPTTPIPEHDGPIAGLSLDGRFLGWLLLADSVKPEARQALSELRELGLGRQVLLTGDRQSVAEHLAHAVGISEVQAQALPEDKLTRVLSEIDRGFRPMVVGDGINDSLALKAGVVGVAMGAGGADIALASSDIVLISSDLRRLGTCVRLSRECRHTLQVNVVIGLGWTLAIVAAAAFGWLGAAGAMIAALLHNLSTLLVLGNAGRLLRFHEPLIGPDTHN